In the genome of Sulfurimonas autotrophica DSM 16294, the window GAAAATCTATTAGTATTACAGAAATTATTGAAACAGAAAAAGACACAGTAAAACGTGCCTTAGAAAATTTAGAAAAACAAAGACATGAAAAAATTTCCGGTGTAAAAGATATAATACATGAAGATAAAGAAGAATTTGAAAATGAGAGTGAGGAGTAAAAAATGAGTGACTTTATGAAACTATTTGAAGATGAAACAGTTGGTACTATTGAAGCACTTATTGGAACTGCTCCGAGTTTGGAATTAAAAGAAGAACAAGAATTAAGTATTATCTCCAATATCGTGCCTCCAATTGTTTTGGTAAAAATTAAAGTAAGCGGCGATGTTGACGCAGATGCAATGATAGCATTACCGCCAAATTTGGCAGCTTCTCTTTCAGATATGATGATGGGTGAAGAAGCTAGTGATAGAGAAGATGTAAGTGAAGATGATCTTGATGCAGCAAAAGAGATAGTTTCAAATATTTTTGGAGCTATTAGCAATACACTTTCTGCGCAGAAAGAACTACCTGTTTTATCTTTTAGTATTGAGAATATAGAGCTCGTCGGTGATGATGATGAAGTAAGCTTGGAAGCTTTCAGCAGAATGTATGTTTATAAGTTTAACTTAGAATCAGTACATTCATTATTGATGTTCATTATAGATGAAAAATTAAAAAATGTATTATTTCCTTCAGACACTTCATCAGAGAGTGCTGAAATTGAAGAAAATAGGAGCACTGCAGCAGCTTCGTCACACATATCATCAAATTGCGAAGAAGATATTACTTTAAGCAATGAAGAGATGAAAAATATTGCACTTATAATGGATGTAAAACTTCCTGTAAGAGTAAGAATTGGTAAAAAAAGAATGCTGCTAAAAGATGTATTAAATATGGATATTGGTTCAGTTATTGAATTGAATCAATTAGCTAATGACCCACTAGAAATTTTAGTAGATAATCATGTTGTAGCACAAGGTGAAGTAGTGATTGTAGATGGTAACTTTGGTATACAAGTGACAACTATAGGTACAAAAAAAGAAAGATTGACACAGCTTAAGGGCTAAAAGAAAAGTTTGAGGAAATAATGAAAGAAAAAGTCTTAGTAGGAATGAGCGGGGGTGTTGATTCAACAATTACTTCTCTATTGTTAAAAGAGCAAGGCTATGAAGTAGAAGGTTTATATATGAAACTTCACTCAAAACCGGGATATCATGAAATTCATCAAGCACGTGCACAAAAAGCCGCTGATTTTGTCGGTATTAAGTTACATGTACTTGATTTACAAGAAACATTCAATGAAAAAGTATTTCAGCCGTTTATAGATACATACGCTGAGGGTAAAACTCCAAATCCATGTGCATTATGTAATAGAAATCTTAAATTTGGTGAGATGATAAAGTTTGCTGATGAGATAGGTGCTCAGTATTTGGCAACCGGACATTATATTAAAACAGATGGGGAGTATTTATATGCTGCTGATGATGACACAAAAGATCAAAGTTATTTTCTTTTCTATATTAATAGAGAAATTCTTCCAAGATTAAAATTTCCTTTAGGAGAACGTCATAAAAAAGATATAAAAGAGTTGGCTGCATCTATAAAAGGATTAGAATCATTTTCATCACAGGCAGAATCGAGTGAAATATGTTTTGTGGAAACCACATATACAGATTTACTAAAAGATTATGTAAAAGTTGATCAGGTCGGAGAAGTACTTGATCAAGAAGGTAATGTGGTTGGCGAGCATAAAGGATATATGCACTATACAATTGGAAAGCGCAAAGGCTTTACAGTGCATGGCGCACATGACCCTCATTTTGTACTGAGTATTAACCCTGAAAAAAATCAAATAGTTGTTGGAAAAAAAGAAGATTTAGCCTGCTATGATGTAAAGCTCAATAATTTAAATATGTTTGATGATAGAAAAGAGTTTGATACAACTGTAAAACTGCGCTATAGAACTAAAGCAGTAAAATGTAATGTAAAGATAGAAAATGATGTTGCATACCTAAAATTAGAAGAGAGTGTATTTGGTGTTGCAGTTGGACAAGCTGCAGTATTTTATGATGATGACAAGCTAATTGGTGGTGGCTGGATTATAGAATCTTAGCCATCCAAAAGTTCTATAAAAAGTAACAAATAAAAAACTTCAAAAACTTCTCATAAATCCTTATAAACATTAAGCGAATTCTAAGCAACACTCCCCTATAATTCCCATCCACAAACAGAGAGACCTTGTTTAAAAGGCCTAGAGAGACTTCGAGTTGAAGCCGATTGAAATTGTTTGAGATCATTGAAAACTAAGCAAGTAAGAGACTTTTTATCATAAAGATAAAGAGATAAATTACTTAGAAATAACTAATAAAACAACAACCGTCTATTCTATTTTGAAATCTAACTATTTATAGTTAGTTTCCCTATAGTAATAGATAACTATATTCATTAAGAGCTTAAGCACTCTTAATGTCTTAATAAAGCCAATGATTTTTAAATCTTGGGCAAAGATCAGTAATGCACAGTAATGTGTTCTTTACATAATTCAATTATGGAGAGTTTGATCCTGGCTCAGAATGAACGCTGGCGGCGTGCTTAACACATGCAAGTCGAACGGTAACAGAGAGAAGCTTGCTTCTTTGCTGACGAGTGGCGCACGGGTGAGTAATATATAGATAATGTGCCTCTTAGTCTGGGATAGCCATTGGAAACGATGATTAATACTGGATACTCCTTCTTACCAAAAGGTAAGTCGGGAAAGTTTTTCGCTAAGAGATCGGTCTATATCCCATCAGCTTGTTGGTAGTGTAAGAGACTACCAAGGCAATGACGGGTAGCGGGTTTGAGAGGATGATCCGCCACACTGGTACTGAGACACGGACCAGACTCCTACGGGAGGCAGCAGTGAGGAATATTGCACAATGGGGGAAACCCTGATGCAGCAACGCCGCGTGGAGGATGACGCATTTCGGTGTGTAAACTCCTTTTATATGTCAAGAAAATGACGGTAGCATATGAATAAGCACCGGCTAACTCCGTGCCAGCAGCCGCGGTAATACGGAGGGTGCAAGCGTTATTCGGAATCACTGGGCGTAAAGGACGCGTAGGCGGGTTGGAAAGTCAGATGTGAAATCCTACAGCTTAACTGTAGAACTGCATTTGAAACTTCCAATCTAGAGTATGGGAGGGGGAGATGGAATTAGTGGTGTAGGGGTAAAATCCGTAGATATCACTAGGAATACCGAAAGCGAAGGCGATCTCCTGGAACATAACTGACGCTAAGGCGTGAAAGCGTGGGGAGCAAACAGGATTAGATACCCTGGTAGTCCACGCCCTAAACGATGAACACTAGTCGTCGGGATGCTAGTCATCTCGGTGATGCACTTAACAGATTAAGTGTTCCGCCTGGGGAGTACGGTCGCAAGATTAAAACTCAAAGGAATAGACGGGGACCCGCACAAGTGGTGGAGCATGTGGTTTAATTCGAAGATACGCGAAGAACCTTACCTAGCCTTGACATTGATTGAACACTTTAGAGATAGAGTGGTGCCCTTCGGGGAACATGAAAACAGGTGCTGCACGGCTGTCGTCAGCTCGTGTCGTGAGATGTTGGGTTAAGTCCCGCAACGAGCGCAACCCTCGTCCTTAGTTGCTAGCAGTTCGGCTGAGCACTCTAAGGAGACTGCCTTCGTAAGGAGGAGGAAGGTGAGGACGACGTCAAGTCATCATGGCCCTTATGGCTAGGGCTACACACGTGCTACAATGGGGCGTACAGAGTGTTGCGATACCGCGAGGTGGAGCTAATCACTTAAAGCGTCTCTCAGTTCGGATTGGAGTCTGCAACTCGACTCCATGAAGCTGGAATCACTAGTAATCGTAGATCAGCAATGCTACGGTGAATACGTTCCCGGGTCTTGTACTCACCGCCCGTCACACCATGGGAGTTGATTTCACCCGAAATCGGGAAGCGAACCTTCGGGGCGCTACCGCTTACGGTGGAATTAGCGACTGGGGTGAAGTCGTAACAAGGTAACCGTAGGAGAACCTGCGGTTGGATCACCTCCTTTCTAGAGTAAAGTCAATCATTCATTTGAATTGACATACAAAAAGAAAATCTCACAAGAGATCGTTTATTTAGTTACTTTCTAATCTTACTTGCTTAGTTTTCAGTGATCTATGTTCTATAACATTGATTATGTCAGAGGGAGTAACTTCTAAAACATTCACAAGATGTTTTGGAAGGGATTTTTGTTTTTATCAAGGAAAGTTCTTTGTGGAGTGCGGAGCGTACTAAATGTACGTGACAAACGGAACAAAGGTTCTGACGCCGAGAAAAGCAAAAAGCACCCCAAAAGGGCCTATAGCTCAGCTGGTTAGAGTGCACCCCTGATAAGGGTGAGGTCCCAGGTTCAAGTCCTGGTAGGCCCACCATTTTTGAGCGATTTGCACTAAAAAATGAGACTCACTTGCTATAGCAAGCTTCGCCTCTTTTTTTAGCACAACTCATCTCAAAACGAGTTTTCAGAAATTAAATTTAAGCTTTTTATTTTAAAAGTTTAAATTTGGTTTTTAAGACCAAACGATCATTAAATTACAATTGTTAAAGTCAACAACTATAATAAAGAAATTTATTATAAACTAAATAACTACAATAACAGATCATTCATCTTATTTTCTGTAGAGATACATTAAATAAGGTAGTGAACGCAACATAGAATAAAAAGATATTAAGGGCCATAGGTGGATGCCTTGGCTAGTAGAGGCGATGAAAGACGTACTAGGCTGCGAAAAGTCTCGGGGAGCTGCCAAGAAGCTTTGATCCGGGAATTTCTGAATGGGGCGACCCAGCATGGAGCGATTCATGTTACCCTACGGGGGGCGAACTCAGGGAAGTGAAACATCTCAGTACCTGAAGGAAGAGAAATCAAACGAGATTCCGAGAGTAGCGGCGAGCGAAATTGGAGTAGGGCGGTTAGCGATAGCATATTTGTTAGCAGAACACTTTGGAAAGAGTGAGCATAGAGGGTGATACTCCCGTAAGCGAAAACATTTATGTGGTACTAGGTTAACGAACGAGTAGGTCGGGACACGTGTTATCTTGACTGAATATGGGGGGACCACCCTCCAACCCTAAATACTACTACTAGACCGATAGCGAACAAGTACCGTGAGGGAAAGGTGAAAAGGACCGCGGTGAGCGGAGTGAAATAGAACCTGAAACCTATGGCTTACAATCATTCGGAGCACTATTAAATAAGTGTGACGGACTGCCTTTTGCATAATGAGCCTGCGAGTTGTGGTATCTGGCAAGGTTAATCGAACGAGAAGCCGTAGCGAAAGCGAGTCTTAATAGGGCGACATAGTCAGATGCTGCAGACCCGAAACTGAGTGATCTATCCATGAGCAGGTTGAAGCTGGTGTAAGAGCCAGTGGAGGACCGAACCGGTAGAAGTTGAAAATTCTTCGGATGACTTGTGGATAGGGGTGAAAGGCCAATCAAACTCAGTGATAGCTGGTTCTCTCCGAAATATATTTAGGTATAGCCTCGAGCATTAGCGTATAGGGGTAGAGCACTGACAGGGCTAGGGCTGCTTACCGCGGTACCAAACCCTATCAAACTCCGAATACTATACGTGTAACCTCGGGAGTCAGGCGTAGGGTGATAAAATCCTATGTCGAGAGGGGAACAACCCAGACTAACAGCTAAGGTCCCAAAGTTTTATCTAAGTGGAAAAGGATGTGGAGTTGCTGTGACAACCAGGAGGTTGGCTTAGAAGCAGCCATCCTTTAAAGAAAGCGTAACAGCTCACTGGTCTAGCGATTCTGCGCCGAAAATATAACGGGGCTAAGATAAACACCGAAGCTTTAGATTTACAGTTTACTGTAAGTGGTAGGAGAGCGTTCCATTCAGCGCTGAAGGTATACCGGTAAGGAGTACTGGAGCGGATGGAAGTGAGCATGCAGGCATGAGTAGCGAGAAAAGGAATGAGAATTTCCTTCGCCGTAAACCCAAGGTTTCCTACGCGATGCTCGTCATCGTAGGGTTAGTCGGGACCTAAGTCGAGTCCGAAAGGGGTAGACGATGGCAAATCGGTTAATATTCCGATACCGACATTACATCATTTGAGTGATGGGGGGACGCATAGAGTTAGACGAGGTCACTGATGGAATAGTGGCTCGAAGGAAGTAGGTTGAAGAGTAGGCAAATCCGCTCTTCATGCAACCGAGATCTTACAGGCAGTTCAATCTCTTCGGAGAGCGAACTGAATCGTCGATACTGTCGTGCCGAGAAAAGCCTCTAAACGAGATGTAATGTTGCCCGTACCGTAAACCGACACAGGTGGGTGAGATGAGTATTCTAAGGCGCGTGGATGAACCCTTGTTAAGGAACTCTGCAAACTAGCACCGTATCTTCGGTATAAGGTGTGCCCTATTTGTTAACAGATTTACTCTGTGAAGCAATGACGGGTCGCAGCAAAGAGTCCCTCCCGACTGTTTACCAAAAACACAGCACTCTGCTAACACGTAAGTGGATGTATAGGGTGTGACGCCTGCCCGGTGCTCGAAGGTTAAAAGGATTGCTTAGCATTAGCGAAGGCATGAATTGAAGCCCGAGTAAACGGCGGCCGTAACTATAACGGTCCTAAGGTAGCGAAATTCCTTGTCGGTTAAATACCGACCTGCATGAATGGCGTAACGAGATGGGAGCTGTCTCAACAAGGGATCCAGTGAAATTGTAGTGGAGGTGAAAATTCCTCCTACCCGCGGAAAGACGGAAAGACCCCGTGCACCTTTACTATAGCTTGACACTGCTATTGGGATATTCATGTGCAGGATAGGTGGGAGCCTTTGATCCATGGACGCCAGTTCATGGTGAGGCATCCTTGAGATACCACCCTTGAATATTCTGATAGCTAACTCCGTACGATTATCTCGTGCGAGGACAATGTCTGGTGGGTAGTTTGACTGGGGCGGTCGCCTCCTAAAAAGTAACGGAGGCTTACAAAGTTCGGCTCAGGTGGGTTGGAAATCCACCGTAGAGTATAATGGCATAAGCCGGACTGACTGTGAGACATACAAGTCGAGCAGAGTCGAAAGACGGTCATAGTGATCCGGTGGTTCTGTGTGGAAGGGCCATCGCTCAAAGGATAAAAGGTACGCCGGGGATAACAGGCTGATCTCCCCCAAGAGCTCACATCGACGGGGAGGTTTGGCACCTCGATGTCGGCTCATCGCATCCTGGGGCTGGAGCAGGTCCCAAGGGTATGGCTGTTCGCCATTTAAAGCGGTACGCGAGCTGGGTTCAGAACGTCGTGAGACAGTTCGGTCCCTATCTTCCGTGGGCGTAGGAACGTTGAGGAGAGCTGACCCTAGTACGAGAGGACCGGGTTGGACGTGCCACTGGTGCACCAGTTGTCCTGCCAAGGGCATAGCTGGGTAGCTACGCACGGATGAGATAACCGCTGAAAGCATCTAAGCGGGAAGCCAACTCCAAGATGAACGTTCCCTGAAGTACGCTTGAAGACTACAAGCTTGATAGGCTGGATGTGTACGCAGAGCAATCTGTTTAGCTGACCAGTACTAATAGTACGTTTGTCTTTTTTTTACGTTCATTTATTTGAACACAATTGCTTCACTACCTTATTTAGTGTATATCGCTAATAAGAGATATGTTAAGTTATTTAGTTAGGCTTTATTGCCTTTGTTGACTTTAACAATTTTAACTCACTCAACTAATCTTTATGAGATTAGATATAAGTATATCTGGCACTAAATGCCGATACTCCCGTCGCTAAAGCGTAAGTGGAGTATAAACGTTATCCTTATATCTGATCTTGTCTAGGTGGCTATAGAGAGAGGGAAACGCCTGGTCCCATTCCGAACCCAGAAGCTAAGCCTCTCATCGCTGATAATACTGCACCTTTCAGGTGTGGAAATGTAGGTCGCTGCCTAGTTGATCAGATTCTTTTCTACAATCCATTAATCACATTTTATATACAATACATAATCTTATATATAGCATTATTTCTATATAATTATAAAAAAGTACAAATATGATAATTTTAGACGATGAATGGAAAAAATTTCTTAGTGATGAAATTCATAAAGAATATTTTATTGAACTTATGAAAAAAGTATCTTTAGAATATGAATCAAGAACCGTATTTCCAAGCTATAAAAATATATTTAGAGCTTTTAATTTAGTAAATCCTTCTGAGGTAAAAGTTATAATTATAGGGCAGGATCCATATCATGGGATGAATCAGGCTAACGGACTTGCTTTTTCTGTTTGTGACAGATGTAAAATTCCGCCTTCATTGAGAAATATATATAAAGAATTGGTAGATGATTTAGGCTGTAAATATCCTAAAAGTGGTAATCTGACGCAATGGACGGCTGAAGGTGTTTTACTTATAAATGCTGTTTTAACAGTAGAAAAAGGGCAAGCAAATTCGCATAAAGAATTTGGCTGGCAGAAATTTACTGATGCTGTTATTAAAAAACTCTCTGATGAAAAGACAAATTTAGTATTTATACTCTGGGGTGCTCCATCTCAAAAAAAAGAGTCATTCATAGATACAAAAAAGCATTTTGTTGTTAAATCTGCTCATCCCTCTCCGCTCTCGGCATACAGAGGATTTTTTGGTTCAAAACCCTTTTCTAAAACAAATGAGTATTTGATTGCTCAGAAAAAGAAGCCTATTAATTGGTGTCTTGACGCAGAACAAACTCTGCTATGACGGGGAGATGGTCAGAATAACCTTTTCCTTTATGGCGTCTGAGTCTGCTTCTTGTTGTCTGCCATCTAAAAATTGATTTTCCTTTAAAGAGATATGGTTTTTCGTATACACTTATACTGTGAAGTTTGTAGTCTAATCCTTTTTTATCAAGCAAAGCGGCTGATATAAGGATATTGTCCATTGCTTCTTTTTTGCCTCTGTATATATAACTGTACCTTTTTGCTGAATCAGTGTCATACCATAAGTTATAAAGCTCATCTGAATCAATTTTAGTATGTTTCGCATCCTGTTGATAATTTATAGTACCAAGTATATGGTTGATGCCGGTGATTCCATCTGTATCGTTATGTTTTCTTTTTCTTTTAAAAATTTTATACTCTTCATAATCAGAATTCAAATCACCGAGCGCTATTATATTTTTTTTTGCTCCAAGTTCCTGCATTCTTTTTTTTAATTTTTTAGCAGATACAATTCGCATGCTTTCAGGTCCTGCTTTAGATTTCCAATGATTGACTAAAACATATAAATCTTCATTGTTAATTTTAAACTTCGCTTCTAGTATATTTCTGTATCTATAAGAAGAAGTGACGGCAATCTCATGTGTGTAAACAAAAGGAATTTTACTCAGTATCGCCACTTTTACCGTTGTTCTTTTTAAATTAGCTATTTTGTAGTATTGATAATAAATACTTTCTCTTTTTAAGGCATATCGTAAATCTTTGAGTGCTTGAAGTGATTCTATCTCTTGCAGTCCGATAATATCAGGATTCATATCTTTAATGACTTTTGCAATATTTTTCAATTTAACTTTATAGTTTGTATCATTCCAGTTTGATTTGGTATATGGAATGTACTCTTTATATTCATGGCCGTTTCGCTGTAAATCAAAAAGATTTTCGACATTATATGTTGCTATTTTCAAAGTTTTTTCTCCATAAACAAATGATACCAGCAAAGCCAGTAAAAGTAAAAGTTTCACTTTTTAATGCCGTTGAGTCTTAGCAGCTGGCTTGTATTTGCATCTCTGCCCATCAGTGCATGATAGAGCTTTTGCATACTTTGTGAACCGCCGCGATGCAAAATGATATTTTGATACTGTTTTGCAATAGGTGAATTAAATATATTTTCATCAACAACAGCATAAAAAGTATCTGCACTCAGTACTTCTGCCCATTTATAGCTATAATATCCTGCCGCATAGCCGCCTGAAAATATATGAGCAAATCCATTCTGAAATTTATTATATTTCGGCGGTTTTATGAGTGCAGTTTTATTCCTGATACTATCAAGTAAATTTTGTACTTCATCTCCTTGATATACTTTTGTATGGAGTTTAAAATCAAAGAGTGAAAACTCCAGTTGTCTGAGCATTCCCATAGCAGATAAAAAGTTTTTACTTCGTACAAGCTTGTTTATCATTTCATCGGAAATTATTTCATTCGTTTCGTAATGTTTTGCAAACATTTTAAGCACTTGAGGTTCATATACAAAATTTTCTAAAAACTGAGAAGGAAATTCTACTGCATCCCACTCAACACCGTTTACACCGCTTACTTCGTTTTCATTGACTTCGCTGAGTATGTGGTGCAAAGTATGTCCTGTCTCATGAAAAAGAGTAACGACATCATCATGACGAAGCAGTGATGGATTTGTATCGCTAGAGGGTGGAAAGTTACACACTACAAAAGCAGAGGCAAGTTGCTGATTGCCTTTTTCATCGCTGCAATGCGTTTGCCAATTATGCATCCATGCACCTCCGCGTTTTGACTCCCTTGCTTCTAAATCAAGATATATTCTTGCTTTTAAAATGTTATTTTCATAAACGTCATACGCATAAGCTTTTTCGTGCCATAACTCTTCATCTACTTGTTTACATGTAATGCAAAAAAGCTTGTTTAAAAATAAAAACATCCCTTCAACAACATTCTTTTGCTCAAAATAGGGACGATACTCTTCTTCATCTATATCATACTGGGCTTTTTTTAGTATTTCAGCGTAATAAGATGTATCGTGACTCTTCAGTTTATGCGGTGCTATGTTTTGCAGCTCTTGAAGTTCATTCTTTGCCTGAGGAATTGAGTCGTGCAGAAGATTTTCCAAGAATCCTAAAACACTTTTTTCATCTTTAGCCATTTTTGTAGCAAGGGAGAGCTCTGCATAGTTTTTAAACCCAAGCAGTTGGCTCATCTCATTTCGCAGTGCCAGTAGCTCGTCAATAATTTTTGCATTCTGTGGTGCGCGTGAAACATAGGCACGGTAGAGTTCTTCTCTAATTGCTCTGTTTTTTCCGTATGTCATATAAGCTATATATGAGGGCATCTGCAGAGTAAATTTATATTTTGTAACACCGTCCTCTTCAAATTTCGCATTTTTGATTTCGCTTTGAGGCACTCCTTCTATATCTGCTTCATCCGTTATTATGTATTCATAAGCATTTGTTGCATCAAGCAGGTTTTGCGAAAAATTATTGGAGAGTTCACTCTTTTTTATATTTATTTCTTGAAGCCTCTGTTTTGTTTTTTTATCAAGATGGGCACCGCTTAACTCAAAATGCAAGATATTTAATTCTAAAACTCTTTTTTGTTCAACATTAAGTGATGTTATTTCATTTTGTAAAATTTTTTTGTATGCATTGTATATATCAATATTTTGTAAAAGTTGTGTCGAGTATTCTGTAATAAGCGGTAATGATTCTGTATAGACTTGTTGCGTTTTTTCAGAGTTGTTTACAGAGTTAAGATGTGATAATGGCGTAAAAAATTGTTCCAAATATTCATCCATCATTTCCAAAGGTTTTACAAAATTTGCATAGGTCTTTTTCTCTTGTTTAAGCAGATTATCTATTTTTTTATTATTATCATCTAAGTGTTGTCTCAGTTGTAATATGAAATTTTCTAAATTACAATCAAATTTTAAAAATTTTGCCATATATTTTTCCTTTAGTCGTCAGTGTCTTTTTTTTGTCGTAAAGCACCATATTTATTTATCAGAATATTATCATACTTATTTGCATCTTTTATTAACTTATTTATTGCAATTTTCCCCTCTTCTTTTGTTAAGGAAGAGTCTATAACTAAATAAGAAAGATATACACTGTTTTCATTGATGGAAAATTGTAAATAAGAGAGTTTATTATTTTCATCGAGTAAAAAATCATACATTTTTTCTATATTATTTTTTGGAATACCGCAAAGTTTTGCATCTCCGATAATTATGCCGTTTTCATAATAATTGATATTTATTCTTGAAGTCCCCTCATCTACTCTCCAAGAGGACTGACTTCTTCTCGCGAGTGTGACATTAATGCCTAAGGATCCAAGTATATCTTCGATAAGTTTTGTCGGTCCGATAGGTGTGTAGCCTTTTCTCCTGAGTCTGGCTATTTCTAGCTCTGCCCCGCATTTGGGACAATAGTCGTTTTTTATATCTTTTTCTTGAATGAGATTTTTACAAGAGGGGCATTTTATAATGTTTTCTACAGCAAGTTTTTTAAAAGCTAAAAGTGCATCTTTAAGGTAGTGAACAGGCAGAGCAAAACCTAAATTATTTGCATTTTGAATAATGAAGGTATTGACTCCTGTGACTTCTCCTTTGTCATTTAAAAGAGGCCCTCCGCTGTTTCCCGGGTTGATGGCAGCATCAATTTGAATATACTCCAAATCACCCATAAGTCTGGCCGCACGTGAGACTATGCCCTCTGTTGCTGTGTAATTAAGACCGTAAGGGTGTCCTATTGCTATAGTTGTATCTCCATTTTCTACATTTTCTTGGGCAAGTTTCAGTGGATTTTTCGGTTTTTTAAAATCATATTTTATAAAAGCCAAATCATAATATGGATCATCATAAATAACTCTCGCAATACTTCTTGGTATATGCTCTGCTTTAATAACAACTTCTTTGAGTCCTGAACATACATGAGAATTCGTTATGATTAAATCATCTATTATAAAGCCGGTTCCACTGCCGTATGGTGTCATAATCTGTATAATGTTTTCAATATAGGTTTCTAAT includes:
- a CDS encoding M3 family metallopeptidase; amino-acid sequence: MAKFLKFDCNLENFILQLRQHLDDNNKKIDNLLKQEKKTYANFVKPLEMMDEYLEQFFTPLSHLNSVNNSEKTQQVYTESLPLITEYSTQLLQNIDIYNAYKKILQNEITSLNVEQKRVLELNILHFELSGAHLDKKTKQRLQEINIKKSELSNNFSQNLLDATNAYEYIITDEADIEGVPQSEIKNAKFEEDGVTKYKFTLQMPSYIAYMTYGKNRAIREELYRAYVSRAPQNAKIIDELLALRNEMSQLLGFKNYAELSLATKMAKDEKSVLGFLENLLHDSIPQAKNELQELQNIAPHKLKSHDTSYYAEILKKAQYDIDEEEYRPYFEQKNVVEGMFLFLNKLFCITCKQVDEELWHEKAYAYDVYENNILKARIYLDLEARESKRGGAWMHNWQTHCSDEKGNQQLASAFVVCNFPPSSDTNPSLLRHDDVVTLFHETGHTLHHILSEVNENEVSGVNGVEWDAVEFPSQFLENFVYEPQVLKMFAKHYETNEIISDEMINKLVRSKNFLSAMGMLRQLEFSLFDFKLHTKVYQGDEVQNLLDSIRNKTALIKPPKYNKFQNGFAHIFSGGYAAGYYSYKWAEVLSADTFYAVVDENIFNSPIAKQYQNIILHRGGSQSMQKLYHALMGRDANTSQLLRLNGIKK
- the fliY gene encoding flagellar motor switch protein FliY, with product MSDFMKLFEDETVGTIEALIGTAPSLELKEEQELSIISNIVPPIVLVKIKVSGDVDADAMIALPPNLAASLSDMMMGEEASDREDVSEDDLDAAKEIVSNIFGAISNTLSAQKELPVLSFSIENIELVGDDDEVSLEAFSRMYVYKFNLESVHSLLMFIIDEKLKNVLFPSDTSSESAEIEENRSTAAASSHISSNCEEDITLSNEEMKNIALIMDVKLPVRVRIGKKRMLLKDVLNMDIGSVIELNQLANDPLEILVDNHVVAQGEVVIVDGNFGIQVTTIGTKKERLTQLKG
- the mnmA gene encoding tRNA 2-thiouridine(34) synthase MnmA translates to MKEKVLVGMSGGVDSTITSLLLKEQGYEVEGLYMKLHSKPGYHEIHQARAQKAADFVGIKLHVLDLQETFNEKVFQPFIDTYAEGKTPNPCALCNRNLKFGEMIKFADEIGAQYLATGHYIKTDGEYLYAADDDTKDQSYFLFYINREILPRLKFPLGERHKKDIKELAASIKGLESFSSQAESSEICFVETTYTDLLKDYVKVDQVGEVLDQEGNVVGEHKGYMHYTIGKRKGFTVHGAHDPHFVLSINPEKNQIVVGKKEDLACYDVKLNNLNMFDDRKEFDTTVKLRYRTKAVKCNVKIENDVAYLKLEESVFGVAVGQAAVFYDDDKLIGGGWIIES
- a CDS encoding trypsin-like peptidase domain-containing protein, with amino-acid sequence MNTQTLLETYIENIIQIMTPYGSGTGFIIDDLIITNSHVCSGLKEVVIKAEHIPRSIARVIYDDPYYDLAFIKYDFKKPKNPLKLAQENVENGDTTIAIGHPYGLNYTATEGIVSRAARLMGDLEYIQIDAAINPGNSGGPLLNDKGEVTGVNTFIIQNANNLGFALPVHYLKDALLAFKKLAVENIIKCPSCKNLIQEKDIKNDYCPKCGAELEIARLRRKGYTPIGPTKLIEDILGSLGINVTLARRSQSSWRVDEGTSRININYYENGIIIGDAKLCGIPKNNIEKMYDFLLDENNKLSYLQFSINENSVYLSYLVIDSSLTKEEGKIAINKLIKDANKYDNILINKYGALRQKKDTDD
- a CDS encoding uracil-DNA glycosylase, which codes for MIILDDEWKKFLSDEIHKEYFIELMKKVSLEYESRTVFPSYKNIFRAFNLVNPSEVKVIIIGQDPYHGMNQANGLAFSVCDRCKIPPSLRNIYKELVDDLGCKYPKSGNLTQWTAEGVLLINAVLTVEKGQANSHKEFGWQKFTDAVIKKLSDEKTNLVFILWGAPSQKKESFIDTKKHFVVKSAHPSPLSAYRGFFGSKPFSKTNEYLIAQKKKPINWCLDAEQTLL
- a CDS encoding endonuclease/exonuclease/phosphatase family protein — its product is MKIATYNVENLFDLQRNGHEYKEYIPYTKSNWNDTNYKVKLKNIAKVIKDMNPDIIGLQEIESLQALKDLRYALKRESIYYQYYKIANLKRTTVKVAILSKIPFVYTHEIAVTSSYRYRNILEAKFKINNEDLYVLVNHWKSKAGPESMRIVSAKKLKKRMQELGAKKNIIALGDLNSDYEEYKIFKRKRKHNDTDGITGINHILGTINYQQDAKHTKIDSDELYNLWYDTDSAKRYSYIYRGKKEAMDNILISAALLDKKGLDYKLHSISVYEKPYLFKGKSIFRWQTTRSRLRRHKGKGYSDHLPVIAEFVLRQDTN